Proteins co-encoded in one Thermochromatium tepidum ATCC 43061 genomic window:
- a CDS encoding acyltransferase family protein codes for MLAGQAEATGRAGRFQRIQILRALAAGAVLLYHTLHYVGEATGLGPVGRPWFVLAWGVQLFFVISGFVLSHVLLRSRPNQFLIHRVLRIYPIYWMTVVLVAFVPLLGGAAQSDQWLDPGVLLLLPIGPAIYPIGVEWTLIYEVFFYALLFLLAWFGAPWITEGIMLVWIFAIWGADRILPSVWTSFTPELSQILFSGFNLPFIAGVLTYGVYRRGGRMPVGIATMLGLLCLVLAYTTPKTEYQLAWQALGFACWVLAAVSAKPVQPSNLPQQVLVRLGDASYGLYLMHVPVITGAIVILGPWLPNPAVLAFVALSLALALGGLWGAFDVWLYRRLKSRVDDSWFKALKPRH; via the coding sequence ATGTTAGCTGGCCAGGCTGAAGCAACAGGGCGCGCTGGACGCTTTCAGCGCATCCAAATCCTGCGCGCGCTCGCCGCGGGCGCCGTATTGCTTTACCACACGCTCCATTATGTTGGCGAGGCGACCGGCCTGGGGCCGGTCGGTCGCCCCTGGTTCGTCCTGGCCTGGGGCGTACAACTCTTTTTTGTCATCTCTGGGTTCGTACTGAGCCATGTATTACTCAGGAGTCGGCCAAATCAATTTCTGATCCATCGTGTTCTCAGGATTTATCCCATCTACTGGATGACCGTCGTGCTCGTCGCTTTTGTGCCACTACTCGGGGGTGCAGCACAGAGCGATCAGTGGCTCGACCCAGGGGTTCTCTTATTGTTGCCTATTGGACCTGCGATCTATCCGATCGGTGTCGAATGGACGCTGATCTACGAGGTCTTTTTCTACGCGCTCCTCTTCCTGCTGGCCTGGTTTGGCGCACCCTGGATCACCGAAGGGATCATGCTCGTCTGGATTTTTGCGATCTGGGGCGCCGACCGGATCCTGCCCAGTGTTTGGACGAGTTTTACGCCGGAGCTATCTCAAATCCTGTTCTCGGGCTTCAATCTGCCATTCATCGCGGGCGTTCTGACCTATGGTGTCTATCGTCGCGGTGGGCGCATGCCAGTCGGTATCGCTACGATGTTAGGCCTTCTGTGTCTGGTGTTGGCTTACACAACGCCAAAGACCGAGTATCAGCTCGCCTGGCAGGCACTTGGTTTTGCCTGTTGGGTACTGGCGGCGGTCAGCGCTAAACCGGTCCAACCAAGCAATCTCCCGCAGCAGGTGCTAGTGCGCTTGGGGGATGCCTCCTACGGGCTCTATCTCATGCACGTCCCAGTGATAACAGGTGCCATCGTCATCCTCGGTCCGTGGCTGCCGAATCCCGCCGTGCTCGCTTTCGTGGCGTTGTCGCTGGCGCTCGCGCTGGGGGGGCTGTGGGGGGCCTTTGATGTCTGGTTGTACCGTCGGCTTAAATCACGCGTCGACGACTCTTGGTTCAAGGCACTTAAACCGCGCCACTGA
- the asnB gene encoding asparagine synthase (glutamine-hydrolyzing) codes for MCGIYGLIGYPCHRAGRLLDVIGASMHLRGPHGEGRHLEPGIALGMRRLAIIDLEHGWQPLKARDGQVVCFQNGEIYNHRELRRALQALGARFQTASDTEVLAHGYAHWGIDGLLARLDGMYALAILDRDRRELILARDRFGEKPLFFTQVGPVFAYSSDLLTLAALPGQDQGLDPLALERYLALHFAPGRRTIFSTIQRVLPGELLRIRLDDPAIVERRRYFVQSLGPSRNITDDTLAECIEKAVTSRLIADVPVGVFLSGGLDSSIVAAVAARAQPAIDTFSMGFTSARHDESPFARAVAQHIGSRHHHFEFRGDDFIELLPQVARALDEPVGDQAMLPLYWLCREAAAHVNVVLAGEGADEIFAGYGYYQAFAPGPGLAGILRRLLSRHPRHPDLKRLIRNRHPATPSGFPLLTDMAGRQALLEPEWRDQALDDWESRLLDWLETAQDPLQRATAADLATWLPDDLLVKFDRMSMAHSLEGRAPFLAPALVDAALHLPARRRQTGAESKVALRRVARRWLPPEILKRRKQGFVLPMRQWLGQWFNRHGALSDYLDQRRLPGLCKTALAERLADEHARGFPNERLVFALVLLLEWHRSANARIGLLRRDYDLD; via the coding sequence ATGTGCGGCATCTATGGTCTGATCGGCTATCCTTGCCATCGTGCTGGGCGCCTGCTCGATGTCATCGGCGCCTCCATGCACCTGCGCGGTCCGCATGGCGAGGGTCGTCATCTCGAGCCGGGCATCGCCCTGGGCATGCGCCGGCTCGCCATCATCGATCTCGAGCACGGCTGGCAGCCGCTCAAGGCCCGCGACGGCCAGGTGGTCTGTTTCCAGAACGGTGAGATCTACAATCATCGCGAACTCAGACGCGCGCTCCAGGCGCTCGGTGCACGCTTCCAGACCGCCAGCGACACCGAGGTGCTGGCGCACGGCTACGCGCACTGGGGGATCGATGGACTGCTCGCCCGTCTCGACGGTATGTATGCACTCGCCATCCTCGACCGCGATCGGCGCGAGCTGATCCTGGCGCGCGACCGCTTCGGTGAAAAACCGCTCTTCTTCACCCAGGTCGGCCCCGTCTTCGCCTACAGCTCCGACCTGCTCACCCTGGCCGCCCTGCCTGGTCAGGATCAGGGCCTGGATCCGCTGGCGCTCGAGCGCTATCTTGCCCTGCATTTTGCGCCCGGACGGCGGACGATCTTCAGCACCATCCAGCGCGTCCTGCCCGGCGAGCTGTTGCGCATCCGGCTCGACGATCCCGCCATCGTCGAACGTCGGCGTTATTTCGTCCAATCGCTCGGCCCCTCGCGAAACATCACGGACGATACCCTGGCCGAATGCATCGAGAAGGCCGTCACCAGCCGTCTCATCGCCGACGTCCCGGTCGGGGTCTTCCTCTCGGGCGGGCTCGACAGCTCGATCGTCGCCGCCGTCGCCGCCCGCGCCCAGCCTGCCATCGATACCTTCTCGATGGGTTTCACCAGCGCCAGGCACGACGAGAGCCCCTTTGCGCGCGCCGTCGCCCAGCACATCGGCTCCAGACACCATCACTTCGAGTTTCGGGGCGATGATTTCATCGAACTCTTGCCCCAGGTCGCGCGCGCGCTCGATGAGCCGGTCGGCGATCAGGCCATGTTGCCGCTTTATTGGCTCTGCCGCGAGGCTGCCGCTCATGTCAACGTGGTCCTAGCCGGGGAGGGCGCCGATGAGATCTTCGCCGGCTATGGCTACTACCAAGCCTTCGCACCTGGACCCGGACTCGCTGGAATCCTGCGTCGTCTACTGTCGCGCCACCCCCGGCATCCGGATCTGAAGCGGCTCATCCGCAATCGGCATCCGGCCACCCCGTCCGGCTTTCCGTTGCTGACCGATATGGCCGGGCGTCAGGCGCTCCTGGAGCCCGAATGGCGGGATCAGGCCCTGGACGACTGGGAGTCCCGGCTCCTGGACTGGCTGGAGACGGCCCAGGATCCGCTCCAGCGCGCGACCGCCGCCGATCTCGCGACCTGGCTCCCGGACGACCTGCTGGTCAAGTTCGACCGCATGTCCATGGCCCATAGCCTGGAAGGTCGCGCCCCCTTTCTCGCCCCGGCCTTGGTCGATGCCGCGCTCCACCTGCCCGCTCGCCGGCGCCAAACCGGTGCCGAGAGCAAGGTCGCGCTGCGCCGGGTCGCGCGCCGCTGGCTGCCGCCTGAGATCCTGAAGCGTCGCAAGCAGGGATTCGTGCTGCCCATGCGTCAGTGGCTGGGGCAATGGTTCAACCGGCATGGCGCCCTGTCTGACTATCTCGATCAACGGAGACTGCCGGGGCTGTGCAAGACCGCACTCGCCGAGCGGCTCGCTGATGAACACGCGCGCGGATTTCCGAATGAGCGCCTAGTCTTCGCGCTGGTCCTGCTCCTGGAATGGCACCGGAGTGCCAACGCCCGGATTGGCCTGCTCAGGCGTGATTATGATCTAGACTAA